The genomic segment GCTAGGTTTAAGATTAGACTTGACCCTAACACTATCGCGCTGTAAATTCTGCCACCTTAATATCCGCGGCCTTTTATTCATTTTCCACCAGGGAGCTCTAATGAAGGTATCTTTAATATCCTGCCAGACAAAGGGCATCAGCGGTGACATAAAAGGAACGCCAAAGGAACGTAGAGAAGCAAGATGGATTAAGATAAATATATAGCCCCATACTATACCAAATAAACCAAAGGATGCCGCCAAAAATATCATGGGGATTCTCAATAAGGCCAAAAAATCAGCCTGCGGTGGTACAACAAAGCTAGTAATCCCTGTTAGAGCAACAACTATAATAACAGGAGCCCCCACAAGGCCAGCTTTGATTGCTGCATCTCCCAAGACTAGTCCGCCTACTATACTTATCGCCTGGCCGACAGGCCGCGGTAGACGAACCCCTGCTTCCCTGAGAATTTCAAAGATTATTCCCATCACCAATACTTCCACAAAAGATGGAAAGGGCGTACCTTCCCGAGCTGCTGATATAGTAACTAACAGTGGAGTGGGAATAATAGCAGGATGAAAGGAGGTTAAGGCTACATATAATGCAGGTCCAAATAGCGAAATATGTAGAGCTAACAGCCTTAGTAACCTACTTACTGTTGATAAAAAAGGTCGGGAGTAGTAATCTTCTGTAGCCTGGAGATGTTCAATAAAGAGTAAGGGAATTGTTAAAGCAAAGGGAGTCCCATCAACTAAAATACCGATCCTCCCCTCAAGAATTTTAGCTGCAAATTTATCGGGAGATTCAGTATTGCCAATTGTAGAGAATATAGATAAGGGATTATCCTCAATAAATTCTTCTATATATCCTGATTCTAAAATACCATCAATCTCAATCCTATTTAGCCTACGTCT from the Acetohalobium arabaticum DSM 5501 genome contains:
- a CDS encoding spore germination protein, whose translation is MFSKLLRKLQFLKTANNSSEEIKPPFNLKPRNTGISKSLAKNYEKISDIFQDASDIVIREFSFGESQQDALLVHIEGMTEKNIINENILGSLMWEAKKTETDKKIEIESIKNSAMNVNDVTEVQTMEKAVEGILGGDTAFFMEGYDIALLMSTRTWEHRSVQKPQTEAKVRGPREGFTETLRVNTSLVRRKIKDPNLKMERMKIGRRTRTDTYLVYIKDIANDKIVEEVRRRLNRIEIDGILESGYIEEFIEDNPLSIFSTIGNTESPDKFAAKILEGRIGILVDGTPFALTIPLLFIEHLQATEDYYSRPFLSTVSRLLRLLALHISLFGPALYVALTSFHPAIIPTPLLVTISAAREGTPFPSFVEVLVMGIIFEILREAGVRLPRPVGQAISIVGGLVLGDAAIKAGLVGAPVIIVVALTGITSFVVPPQADFLALLRIPMIFLAASFGLFGIVWGYIFILIHLASLRSFGVPFMSPLMPFVWQDIKDTFIRAPWWKMNKRPRILRWQNLQRDSVRVKSNLKPSPAQEENGGEDNDQ